A window from Halomicrobium urmianum encodes these proteins:
- a CDS encoding VOC family protein produces the protein MSDGRPVSDDLPDSPIHTTGTDHITIWGSNAEDTIAFYRDLLGMPLVLRQPNLDDPSQTHLFFDTGDGRILTFFVSDDRQSDPRPQRSAIGGVHHIALRVAPDRFEEMMQALEDAGKGYNVFDRGIFHSVYTRDNNGLVVEITTDKFDVPDDRRAEVLATTQRIREEDGADYAKEEHMEAALEELGLEAEPRDLPDAESGVGGVE, from the coding sequence ATGAGCGACGGCCGACCAGTCAGCGACGACCTGCCGGACAGCCCGATCCACACGACGGGGACCGACCACATCACCATCTGGGGCTCGAACGCCGAGGACACCATCGCGTTCTACCGGGACCTCCTGGGGATGCCGCTGGTGCTGCGCCAGCCGAACCTCGACGACCCCTCCCAGACCCACCTCTTCTTCGACACCGGCGACGGCCGCATCCTCACCTTCTTCGTCAGCGACGACCGCCAGTCCGACCCCCGGCCCCAGCGCAGCGCCATCGGCGGGGTCCACCACATCGCGCTCCGCGTCGCGCCGGACCGCTTCGAGGAGATGATGCAGGCGCTGGAGGACGCCGGGAAGGGGTACAACGTCTTCGACCGGGGCATCTTCCACTCCGTGTACACCCGGGACAACAACGGCCTCGTCGTGGAGATCACGACCGACAAGTTCGACGTGCCCGACGACCGCCGCGCCGAGGTGCTGGCGACCACTCAGCGCATCCGCGAGGAGGACGGCGCCGACTACGCCAAGGAGGAGCACATGGAGGCCGCCCTCGAGGAACTGGGACTGGAGGCCGAACCCCGCGACCTGCCCGACGCCGAGAGCGGCGTCGGCGGCGTGGAGTAG
- a CDS encoding aldo/keto reductase, producing the protein MTQVPTVTLPSGDELPQVGVGTWDIDGDTVRESVRAGLDAGYGHVDTAEGYMNEDEIGEVLADYDRDDVWLTSKVLPKNLDYESVIRSCEASLERLGTDYLDLYLIHWPNPAISLRETMNAMATLHDRGLVRNVGVSNFSAYQLSCARHVSDVPIAVNQIEFHPWLQRPDLVEYCRETDTVIEAAAPLGRTEVFEDEVVQDLAEEYDRSVAQVILKWELERGIVTLPKSTTPDHVRQNLELFDWDIAEEDLERLDDADRNHPVYDHPARDWTGDVYGISQ; encoded by the coding sequence ATGACGCAGGTACCGACAGTGACGCTACCGAGCGGTGACGAACTGCCACAGGTCGGCGTGGGCACGTGGGACATCGACGGCGACACGGTCCGCGAGTCCGTCCGCGCCGGTCTCGACGCCGGCTACGGCCACGTCGACACGGCCGAGGGCTACATGAACGAGGACGAGATCGGCGAGGTGCTGGCCGACTACGACCGCGACGACGTCTGGCTCACCTCGAAGGTGCTGCCGAAGAACCTCGACTACGAGTCGGTGATCCGGTCCTGCGAGGCCTCGCTGGAGCGTCTCGGGACGGACTACCTCGACCTGTACCTGATCCACTGGCCGAACCCGGCCATCTCGCTGCGGGAGACGATGAACGCGATGGCGACGCTGCACGACCGCGGACTCGTCCGCAACGTGGGCGTCTCGAACTTCAGCGCCTACCAGCTCTCCTGCGCGCGGCACGTCTCGGACGTGCCCATCGCCGTCAACCAAATCGAGTTCCACCCCTGGCTCCAGCGGCCCGACCTCGTCGAGTACTGCCGCGAGACCGACACCGTGATCGAGGCCGCCGCGCCGCTGGGCCGGACCGAGGTCTTCGAGGACGAGGTCGTCCAGGACCTGGCCGAGGAGTACGACAGGTCGGTGGCGCAGGTGATCCTGAAGTGGGAGCTCGAGCGCGGAATCGTCACCCTCCCCAAGTCCACCACGCCCGATCACGTCCGCCAGAACCTCGAACTGTTCGACTGGGACATCGCCGAGGAGGACCTGGAGCGCCTGGACGACGCCGACCGGAACCACCCCGTCTACGACCACCCCGCTCGGGACTGGACGGGCGACGTGTACGGCATCAGCCAGTAG
- a CDS encoding CPCC family cysteine-rich protein, giving the protein MAADAPGNPASRELGFCPCCGYRTLPRCPPGSYAVCPVCQWLDDPVQFGDPEYVSDTNHVSLVQARANFREHGACVPDAVEEAGPPGDAERDPNWPYDE; this is encoded by the coding sequence ATGGCTGCCGACGCGCCCGGTAATCCGGCATCGCGCGAACTCGGATTCTGTCCCTGCTGTGGTTACCGGACCCTGCCCCGGTGTCCCCCAGGTTCCTACGCCGTCTGCCCCGTCTGCCAGTGGCTTGACGACCCCGTCCAGTTCGGTGATCCGGAGTACGTCAGCGACACCAACCACGTCAGCCTCGTGCAGGCACGCGCGAACTTCCGCGAACACGGCGCCTGCGTCCCCGACGCCGTCGAGGAGGCCGGTCCGCCGGGCGACGCCGAGCGCGATCCGAACTGGCCCTACGACGAGTAG
- a CDS encoding DUF6360 family protein produces the protein MVDRILKVNAYTTFDLLDGTVEGHGFDEEAYAVLNATTDSRDDPDHVELQLEMDNTQLDEVEPHADKVALSAEQARELAAELEKYAGRVEAAEE, from the coding sequence ATGGTCGACCGCATCCTGAAGGTCAACGCGTACACGACGTTCGATCTGCTCGACGGGACGGTGGAGGGCCACGGGTTCGACGAGGAGGCCTACGCAGTCCTCAACGCGACGACGGACTCCCGCGACGACCCGGACCACGTGGAGCTACAGCTGGAGATGGACAACACCCAGCTCGACGAGGTCGAGCCCCACGCGGACAAGGTCGCGCTCTCCGCGGAGCAGGCCCGCGAACTCGCCGCGGAACTGGAGAAGTACGCCGGTCGCGTCGAGGCGGCCGAGGAGTAG
- a CDS encoding nitrite/sulfite reductase, translating to MPTKVEKWKDEVYGNEIREHLMEFAEEGWDAIPEDEQDAWFERFKWWGLYHQRSGQESYFMMRIGTPNGVVEPGQLEVIGEVAREYAQGPAQNPEFGDAYCDWTTRQSIQLHWIKIEDIPEIFEKLESVGLSTQQACGDSWRNIVGCPVAGKDSHEHIDAWPVAENLHETFKGDDDHVNLPRKWKVSITGCDEGCGQGDINDLAFEPAERDGELGFNVRVGGGLARKEPRFARDIDVWVPEERVPDVAGGLSALFRDYGDRDDRYNARIKFLVDEWGPEKVRDVLQEEYVDFELPTAGEDMRDEYTYNSGNQVGHDDHVGVHEQPDGNYYVGLNVLVGRMGADEVLELADLAEEYGSGEVRLTQRQNVIVTDVSEESLDALLEEPLLEEYSPDPSPFKRGSIACTGTEYCSLSIVETKNRQVRYARWLEGNVDLPEDHEDFHIHLSGCTASCAQPQIADVSLRGMKTRKDGEPVEALDIGLGGGLGEDPRFADWVEMRVPADEVPGAIQNLVENFKERRQDGETFRELVESRDEETLAELVEPEETDYDDPYMHNTKQTWYPYAEDDDMDASPAPTDGEGKPLTPADD from the coding sequence ATGCCGACGAAAGTCGAGAAGTGGAAAGACGAGGTGTACGGCAACGAAATCAGGGAGCACCTGATGGAGTTCGCCGAGGAGGGATGGGACGCCATCCCCGAAGACGAGCAGGACGCCTGGTTCGAGCGCTTCAAGTGGTGGGGCCTCTACCACCAGCGCTCCGGCCAGGAGTCGTACTTCATGATGCGGATCGGCACGCCCAACGGCGTCGTCGAGCCCGGCCAGCTCGAGGTCATCGGCGAGGTCGCCAGAGAGTACGCCCAGGGCCCCGCCCAGAACCCCGAGTTCGGCGACGCCTACTGCGACTGGACGACCCGCCAGTCCATCCAGCTCCACTGGATCAAGATCGAGGACATCCCGGAGATCTTCGAGAAGCTCGAGTCGGTCGGTCTCTCCACCCAGCAGGCCTGCGGTGACTCCTGGCGGAACATCGTCGGCTGTCCTGTCGCCGGCAAGGACAGCCACGAGCACATCGACGCCTGGCCCGTCGCCGAGAACCTCCACGAGACGTTCAAGGGCGACGACGACCACGTCAACCTGCCCCGGAAGTGGAAGGTCTCCATCACCGGCTGTGACGAGGGCTGCGGCCAGGGCGACATCAACGACCTCGCCTTCGAGCCCGCCGAGAGGGACGGCGAACTCGGCTTCAACGTCCGGGTCGGCGGCGGCCTCGCCCGCAAGGAGCCCCGCTTCGCCCGCGACATCGACGTCTGGGTCCCCGAAGAACGGGTCCCCGACGTCGCCGGCGGCCTCTCCGCGCTCTTTCGCGACTACGGCGACCGCGACGACCGCTACAACGCCCGCATCAAGTTCCTCGTCGACGAGTGGGGCCCCGAGAAGGTCCGCGACGTCCTCCAGGAGGAGTACGTCGACTTCGAGCTGCCCACCGCCGGCGAGGACATGCGCGACGAGTACACCTACAACTCCGGCAACCAGGTCGGCCACGACGACCACGTCGGCGTCCACGAGCAGCCCGACGGCAACTACTACGTCGGCCTCAACGTCCTCGTCGGCCGCATGGGCGCCGACGAGGTGCTGGAACTCGCCGACCTCGCCGAGGAGTACGGCTCCGGTGAGGTCCGCCTGACCCAGCGCCAGAACGTCATCGTCACGGACGTCTCCGAGGAGAGCCTCGACGCGCTCCTCGAGGAGCCCCTGCTGGAGGAGTACTCGCCCGACCCGAGCCCGTTCAAGCGCGGCTCCATCGCCTGCACGGGCACCGAGTACTGCTCGCTCTCGATCGTCGAGACGAAGAACCGCCAGGTGCGCTACGCGCGCTGGCTGGAGGGCAATGTCGACCTCCCCGAGGACCACGAGGACTTCCACATCCACCTCTCGGGCTGTACCGCCTCCTGCGCCCAGCCTCAGATCGCCGACGTCTCACTGCGCGGCATGAAGACCCGTAAGGACGGCGAGCCCGTCGAGGCCCTGGACATCGGCCTCGGCGGCGGCCTCGGCGAGGACCCGCGCTTCGCCGACTGGGTGGAGATGCGCGTCCCCGCCGACGAGGTCCCCGGCGCCATCCAGAACCTCGTCGAGAACTTCAAAGAGCGCCGTCAGGACGGCGAGACCTTCCGCGAGCTCGTCGAGTCCCGCGACGAGGAGACGCTGGCCGAGCTCGTCGAGCCCGAGGAGACCGACTACGATGACCCGTACATGCACAACACCAAGCAGACCTGGTACCCCTACGCCGAGGACGACGACATGGACGCCTCGCCCGCGCCCACCGACGGCGAGGGCAAGCCGCTGACTCCCGCCGACGACTAG
- a CDS encoding DUF7119 family protein — protein MTADGSPSTDRESPVGKPVIRGDPSLMGDRAEEAVEFDPDDPESLELAADTVRAFSENTAGADDNVYMLRGAAACAALVRGEGSYKAAAERAGGEATVSFIRKWSRVHDLPRAIRLHVALGHIAPTAAKHIARVGGEARYLLAWAAIDHDLTVRQIRSVASAINDGESVAAALADEGATLGEITLDLDPEAYRELRRHAALETRSPGALVSEILSQELDSAE, from the coding sequence ATGACCGCTGACGGAAGCCCGTCGACGGACCGCGAGTCGCCGGTCGGGAAGCCGGTGATCCGCGGCGATCCGTCGCTGATGGGCGACCGCGCCGAGGAGGCCGTCGAGTTCGACCCGGACGACCCCGAGAGCCTCGAACTGGCGGCCGACACCGTCAGGGCCTTCTCGGAGAACACGGCCGGCGCCGACGACAACGTGTACATGCTGCGGGGAGCGGCCGCCTGCGCTGCCCTCGTCCGCGGCGAGGGATCCTACAAGGCCGCCGCCGAGCGGGCCGGCGGCGAGGCCACGGTCTCGTTCATCCGCAAGTGGTCCCGCGTCCACGACCTGCCGCGGGCCATCCGCCTCCACGTCGCGCTGGGCCACATCGCGCCGACCGCCGCCAAGCACATCGCCCGCGTCGGCGGCGAGGCTCGCTACCTGCTGGCCTGGGCCGCCATCGACCACGACCTGACCGTCCGGCAGATCCGATCCGTCGCCAGCGCGATCAACGACGGCGAGAGCGTCGCGGCGGCCCTCGCCGACGAGGGCGCCACGCTGGGCGAGATAACCCTCGACCTCGACCCCGAGGCCTACCGCGAACTCCGCCGCCACGCCGCCCTCGAGACTCGCTCGCCCGGCGCCCTCGTCTCGGAGATCCTGTCGCAGGAACTGGACAGCGCCGAGTGA
- a CDS encoding TIGR00341 family protein encodes MRLVQVTIPAGKRETVLAVLDDEGIDYVVSDETSGREFTALVSFPLPTPAVEPVLANLREVGIEEDAYTVILEANTVVSEQFEELEERYAEDHDESRIAREELTSAARELSATLSNYVTMTVISSVIATAGLLLNSPAVVVGSMVIAPLVGPALSTSVGTVVDDSELFRRGLKLQILGVVLSIAAAAVFAGLIRSLHLVPPLTDVTTIQQVRERVAPDFLSLVVALGAGVAGALSLSSGVSTALVGVMISVALIPPAATVGIGLAWGQPLVSLGSGVLTLVNIISINFAALIVLWYQGYRPTRWFRLDEARSATLQRIGVLALSILVLSAFLGGVTVDTYERAATEERIQEGAEEIVTGAGLTLVEVETEHTNTPLFQEPDRVIVTVGVSTDQDQPDVVDDLDQMADDVSGRNVATEVRYVTISRA; translated from the coding sequence GTGCGACTCGTCCAGGTGACGATCCCGGCGGGGAAGCGCGAGACCGTCCTGGCCGTCCTCGACGACGAGGGAATCGACTACGTCGTCAGCGACGAGACCAGCGGCCGGGAGTTCACCGCCCTGGTCTCGTTCCCGCTGCCGACGCCGGCCGTCGAGCCCGTCCTCGCCAACCTCCGGGAGGTCGGTATCGAGGAGGACGCCTACACGGTCATCCTGGAGGCGAACACGGTCGTCTCCGAGCAGTTCGAGGAGCTGGAGGAGCGCTACGCCGAGGACCACGACGAGAGCCGCATCGCCCGCGAGGAGCTGACGTCGGCGGCCAGAGAGCTGTCAGCGACGCTGTCGAACTACGTCACGATGACCGTCATCAGCTCGGTCATCGCCACGGCCGGCCTCCTGCTGAACTCCCCGGCGGTCGTGGTCGGCTCGATGGTCATCGCGCCGCTGGTGGGACCGGCGCTGTCGACCAGCGTCGGGACCGTGGTCGACGACAGCGAGCTGTTCCGGCGCGGCCTGAAGCTCCAGATACTGGGAGTCGTGCTCTCCATCGCCGCCGCCGCCGTCTTCGCCGGGCTCATCAGGTCGCTCCACCTCGTCCCGCCCCTGACCGACGTGACGACGATCCAGCAGGTGCGCGAACGGGTAGCCCCGGACTTCCTCTCGCTCGTGGTCGCGCTGGGGGCCGGCGTCGCGGGCGCCCTGAGCCTCTCCTCCGGGGTATCGACAGCGCTGGTCGGCGTGATGATCTCCGTGGCGCTGATCCCGCCGGCGGCGACCGTCGGCATCGGCCTGGCGTGGGGGCAACCGCTCGTCAGCCTCGGATCCGGCGTGCTGACCCTGGTGAACATCATTTCGATCAACTTCGCGGCGCTGATCGTTCTGTGGTACCAGGGCTACCGACCGACCCGGTGGTTCCGCCTCGACGAGGCCCGGAGTGCGACGCTCCAACGCATCGGCGTCCTCGCGCTGTCCATCCTCGTCCTGTCGGCCTTCCTCGGCGGCGTGACCGTCGACACCTACGAGCGGGCGGCGACGGAGGAGCGGATCCAGGAGGGGGCCGAGGAGATCGTCACCGGCGCCGGGCTGACGCTGGTCGAGGTGGAGACCGAACACACCAACACGCCGCTGTTCCAGGAGCCAGACCGGGTGATAGTGACCGTCGGCGTCAGCACCGACCAGGACCAGCCGGACGTCGTCGACGACCTCGATCAGATGGCCGACGACGTGTCGGGACGGAACGTGGCCACCGAAGTCCGCTACGTCACCATCTCGCGGGCGTGA
- a CDS encoding Gfo/Idh/MocA family protein, giving the protein MPSERLGVGFVGAGFITREFHAATFERIRGADVTGVMNPTVSKAEAVAEECREAGSGDPMTTGDVRDLVRHDEVDAVWVTSPNHTRVETVEAIVEEVEQGRAELDGIAVEKPLARTVDEAREVVDLVEGTGLNEAYLENQVHMPGVDRMRELLWDSAEGSGRPYLARSAEEHSGPHSTWFWDGEKQGGGVLNDMMCHSHKVNKHLLSRPGETDDLEPVAVSADISTLKWGREEYADDLAEEYGVDYAGAPSEDYASASVFYETPEGDLVVGEATNSWCFVGSGLRITIELLGPEYSGTINTLESGTDVFFSDRAAEDAGYVVEKQEADRGKMPVLPQEGATYGYLDQNEHVVEAFRAGEDASEDLKDGLEVAELVAASYLAAERGERIDLDDADLSGYVPEPARGAFDAGPAGIER; this is encoded by the coding sequence ATGCCATCAGAGCGACTGGGCGTCGGCTTCGTCGGCGCGGGTTTCATCACGCGGGAGTTCCACGCGGCGACCTTCGAACGCATCCGCGGCGCGGACGTGACCGGTGTCATGAATCCGACGGTGAGCAAGGCCGAGGCGGTGGCCGAGGAGTGTCGCGAGGCCGGGAGCGGCGACCCGATGACGACGGGCGACGTGCGTGACCTCGTCCGCCACGACGAGGTAGACGCGGTGTGGGTCACCTCGCCCAACCACACGCGCGTCGAGACGGTCGAGGCCATCGTCGAGGAGGTCGAGCAGGGCCGGGCGGAACTGGATGGCATCGCCGTCGAGAAGCCCCTGGCCCGGACGGTCGACGAGGCCCGCGAGGTCGTCGACCTCGTCGAGGGGACGGGGCTGAACGAGGCGTACCTGGAGAACCAGGTCCACATGCCCGGCGTCGACAGGATGCGCGAACTGCTATGGGACAGCGCCGAGGGTTCGGGCCGGCCGTACCTCGCCCGGTCCGCCGAGGAGCACTCCGGCCCGCACTCGACGTGGTTCTGGGACGGCGAGAAGCAGGGCGGCGGCGTCCTCAACGACATGATGTGTCACTCGCATAAAGTGAACAAACACCTCCTCTCGCGCCCGGGCGAGACGGACGACCTGGAACCCGTCGCGGTGTCGGCCGACATCTCGACGCTGAAGTGGGGCCGCGAGGAGTACGCCGACGACCTCGCCGAGGAGTACGGCGTCGACTACGCGGGCGCGCCCTCGGAGGACTACGCGTCGGCCAGCGTCTTCTACGAGACGCCGGAGGGCGACCTCGTCGTCGGCGAGGCCACCAACTCCTGGTGCTTCGTCGGGTCCGGGCTGCGGATCACCATCGAACTGCTCGGGCCGGAGTACTCGGGCACGATCAACACGCTGGAGTCCGGCACGGACGTGTTCTTCTCGGACCGCGCGGCAGAGGACGCCGGCTACGTGGTCGAGAAGCAGGAAGCCGACCGCGGGAAGATGCCCGTCCTCCCGCAGGAGGGCGCCACCTACGGCTACCTCGATCAGAACGAACACGTCGTCGAGGCGTTCCGCGCCGGCGAGGACGCCAGCGAGGACCTCAAAGACGGCCTGGAGGTGGCGGAACTCGTCGCCGCCTCGTACCTCGCGGCCGAGCGCGGCGAGCGGATCGACCTCGACGACGCCGACCTGTCGGGGTACGTCCCCGAACCGGCTCGCGGCGCGTTCGACGCTGGGCCGGCAGGTATCGAGCGGTAG
- a CDS encoding Gfo/Idh/MocA family protein, which translates to MTVTIGIIGAGNRGRKHTEEYQAVEDTRVKAIADVDEDAATALAEELGVPDVYADFRDMLADDEIDAISVCVHNNLHEPMAVEAFDAGKHVFCEKPLAGSYADAKRILEAAEDAGKHLGVQNMELFTGETRAAKRFVEEGRLGDVSFARSVYSRRRGRPYVDGYGTPSFVQKESAGGGPVFDIGTYEIGRMLYLLGNPAVERVNGQTFEYHEDSYGEELVGENEELYEERFEESDYDVEDAGTGAARLADGSRLEIRAAWHMFSPDERGTVVGSEGGLAFDPLEYLTTASDYEITAEVDVEDYERRQALIESESGYDASDRPTQFDHWVETVRGTVDPIPTGEIALNSMLVMEGIYLADELGREVSVDEVAEESPSRSIDL; encoded by the coding sequence ATGACAGTCACGATCGGTATCATCGGCGCGGGCAACCGCGGCCGGAAGCACACCGAGGAGTATCAGGCGGTCGAAGACACGCGCGTGAAGGCCATCGCGGACGTCGACGAGGACGCGGCGACGGCGCTCGCGGAGGAGTTGGGCGTCCCCGACGTCTACGCGGACTTCCGCGACATGCTGGCCGACGACGAGATCGACGCGATCAGCGTCTGCGTACACAACAACCTTCACGAACCGATGGCCGTCGAGGCGTTCGATGCGGGCAAGCACGTCTTCTGCGAGAAGCCCCTCGCGGGGAGTTACGCGGACGCGAAGCGCATCCTCGAGGCCGCAGAAGACGCGGGCAAACACCTGGGCGTCCAGAACATGGAGCTGTTCACTGGGGAGACGCGCGCGGCGAAGCGCTTCGTCGAGGAGGGGCGGCTCGGCGACGTCTCGTTCGCCCGCTCGGTCTACTCGCGCCGCCGCGGCCGGCCGTACGTCGACGGGTACGGCACGCCCTCGTTCGTCCAGAAGGAGTCGGCGGGCGGCGGCCCGGTGTTCGACATCGGGACCTACGAGATCGGGCGCATGCTGTACCTGCTCGGGAACCCGGCCGTCGAGCGCGTCAACGGCCAGACGTTCGAGTACCACGAGGACAGCTACGGCGAGGAGCTGGTCGGCGAGAACGAGGAGCTCTACGAGGAGCGCTTCGAGGAGTCGGACTACGACGTGGAGGACGCGGGAACGGGCGCCGCCCGGCTCGCGGACGGCTCCCGCCTGGAGATCCGGGCCGCCTGGCACATGTTCTCTCCCGACGAGCGCGGTACGGTCGTCGGCAGCGAGGGCGGCCTGGCGTTCGACCCGCTCGAGTACCTGACCACGGCGAGCGACTACGAGATCACTGCCGAGGTCGACGTCGAGGACTACGAGCGCCGGCAGGCGCTCATCGAGAGCGAGTCCGGCTACGACGCCAGCGACCGCCCGACGCAGTTCGACCACTGGGTCGAGACCGTCCGCGGCACGGTCGACCCGATCCCCACGGGCGAGATCGCGCTCAACTCCATGCTCGTCATGGAGGGGATCTACCTCGCCGACGAACTCGGCCGCGAGGTCAGCGTCGACGAGGTCGCCGAGGAGTCGCCTTCTCGGTCGATCGACCTCTGA
- the engB gene encoding GTP-binding protein EngB, producing the protein MFETRPDRSSEVVLVGRSNVGKSTLMREITGHDVSTGQRPGVTREPNHFDWVSEDFVVTDLPGFGFMDGVPEEVRERIKTDVVRYVEEHADEILVGILVLDGKAAVDIMDRHSGPDEVPHAVELFHFLRDVDVEPVVAVNKMDKVDDEDDRLNDICERLGLVPPWQQWPETIAPISAKRGTVEPLNEAVREHLHEAGRDDLFQFF; encoded by the coding sequence ATGTTCGAGACGCGACCGGACCGGTCGAGCGAGGTGGTGCTCGTCGGCCGGTCGAACGTCGGCAAGTCGACGCTGATGCGGGAGATAACGGGCCACGACGTCTCCACCGGCCAGCGACCGGGCGTCACCCGGGAGCCGAACCACTTCGACTGGGTGTCCGAGGACTTCGTCGTCACCGACCTCCCCGGCTTCGGGTTCATGGACGGCGTCCCCGAAGAGGTCCGCGAGCGGATCAAGACCGACGTGGTCCGCTACGTCGAGGAGCACGCCGACGAGATCCTCGTCGGCATCCTCGTGCTCGACGGCAAGGCGGCCGTCGACATCATGGACCGCCACTCCGGCCCCGACGAGGTGCCCCACGCCGTCGAGCTGTTCCACTTCCTCCGGGACGTCGACGTCGAACCCGTCGTTGCCGTCAACAAGATGGACAAGGTCGACGACGAGGACGACCGGCTGAACGACATCTGCGAGCGGCTCGGCCTCGTGCCGCCCTGGCAGCAGTGGCCCGAGACCATCGCCCCCATCAGCGCCAAGCGCGGTACCGTCGAGCCGCTCAACGAGGCCGTCCGCGAGCACCTCCACGAGGCCGGACGGGACGACCTGTTCCAGTTCTTCTGA
- a CDS encoding DNA polymerase V family protein — translation MTANESQRSTANSVSSIRCSRGDGADAADGGIGAVTAVVLALALLGVPAVAAVGSAQDATPIEISAPDSVEPGATTEVSYTVTNPTADARGFSVTNGLPNGWEIRGVTRTGPVMYGPLSGTWMWTEPLAPGESRTVSATVEVPANASGTATLTPEVLAANGANWTASESVAIDDGDETDPGEGDESDDTGDGSDGEESDDGGSDAGDAPDEDDDERSDQDEDAGESEPLSVSAPESVTPGATAEVSYTVTNTDERSRSFSLNDGVPDGWTVRNATKTSTLLYANSSGVWMWIEPFASGESRTASVTVEMPENASGTATVAPELLVDNGENVTITRTLSVTSTGDGTGDDGGEGDESDESDGTDGNDSDENDSGSDTEPDQDDDADDGDETDGDESDQSDGVGDGPDQGGDENEDESSPPSDGADPGEDDDNDSNDETDPDDTSDSDDDADDDSDDNGSNDDDSDDNGSNDDDSDDNGSNDDSNDSSSGGSSASSGGVPPGDDAGGDETTASATPTPATTTAVTTTQSETTAAVTETAVATGTYTPTETEVPPTPMTEAEPTTGSGPGFTGATVLLSVLITVAVLRRR, via the coding sequence ATGACGGCGAACGAATCACAGCGGTCGACGGCGAACAGTGTATCGAGTATCCGGTGTTCGCGGGGGGACGGCGCGGACGCCGCCGACGGGGGAATCGGCGCGGTCACCGCGGTCGTCCTGGCCCTGGCGCTGCTGGGCGTTCCGGCGGTCGCAGCGGTGGGATCCGCCCAGGACGCGACGCCGATCGAGATCTCGGCGCCCGACTCGGTCGAACCGGGCGCGACGACGGAGGTGTCCTACACCGTCACGAACCCGACGGCCGACGCGCGAGGCTTCTCGGTGACGAACGGCCTCCCGAACGGCTGGGAGATCCGCGGGGTCACCAGAACCGGTCCGGTGATGTACGGACCCCTCTCGGGCACGTGGATGTGGACCGAGCCACTCGCACCGGGCGAGTCGCGCACCGTGTCGGCGACCGTCGAGGTGCCCGCGAACGCCAGCGGCACCGCGACGCTCACGCCGGAGGTACTGGCGGCGAACGGCGCGAACTGGACCGCGTCCGAGAGCGTGGCCATCGACGACGGGGACGAGACCGATCCCGGAGAAGGCGACGAGAGCGACGACACCGGAGACGGTAGTGACGGCGAAGAATCGGACGACGGCGGATCTGACGCCGGTGACGCACCGGATGAGGACGACGACGAGAGATCCGATCAGGACGAGGACGCCGGTGAGAGCGAACCGCTGTCGGTCTCCGCACCCGAGTCCGTGACGCCGGGCGCGACGGCGGAGGTGTCCTACACCGTCACGAACACGGACGAGAGGAGTCGCAGCTTCAGTCTCAACGACGGGGTCCCGGACGGCTGGACCGTCCGGAACGCCACGAAGACGAGCACGTTGCTGTACGCGAACTCGTCCGGTGTCTGGATGTGGATCGAGCCCTTCGCGTCGGGCGAGTCTCGCACGGCGTCGGTGACCGTCGAGATGCCCGAGAACGCCAGCGGCACCGCGACCGTCGCGCCTGAACTGCTCGTCGACAACGGCGAGAACGTGACGATCACCAGGACGCTGTCGGTGACGTCAACCGGTGACGGAACGGGCGACGACGGCGGAGAGGGCGACGAGAGCGACGAGAGCGACGGAACTGATGGTAACGACAGCGACGAGAACGACAGCGGCTCCGATACCGAACCGGATCAAGACGACGACGCCGACGATGGTGACGAGACCGACGGTGACGAATCGGACCAGAGTGACGGTGTCGGTGACGGTCCGGACCAGGGCGGCGACGAGAACGAGGACGAGAGCAGTCCTCCGAGCGACGGCGCAGATCCTGGAGAAGACGACGATAACGACTCGAACGACGAGACCGATCCGGACGACACCAGTGACTCGGACGACGATGCCGACGACGACTCGGACGACAACGGCTCGAACGACGACGATTCGGACGACAACGGCTCGAACGACGACGATTCGGACGACAACGGCTCGAACGACGATTCGAACGACAGCAGCTCCGGCGGCAGCTCCGCTAGTAGCGGCGGCGTCCCTCCCGGCGACGACGCAGGCGGCGACGAGACGACGGCGTCGGCGACCCCGACGCCCGCGACGACGACTGCTGTCACCACGACGCAGAGTGAGACGACGGCGGCCGTCACCGAGACGGCGGTCGCGACTGGGACCTACACGCCGACCGAGACGGAGGTACCGCCCACACCGATGACGGAAGCCGAGCCGACGACCGGCTCCGGCCCCGGATTCACCGGTGCGACGGTCCTGCTGTCGGTGCTAATCACGGTCGCGGTGCTCCGGCGGCGCTGA